The following are encoded together in the Lathyrus oleraceus cultivar Zhongwan6 chromosome 3, CAAS_Psat_ZW6_1.0, whole genome shotgun sequence genome:
- the LOC127129063 gene encoding uncharacterized protein LOC127129063 — protein sequence MESSTQKNSLVSHFSHPHLLQHTTTPSTKNITCSGCNQTITHEQHYYICKTCPFYLHNLCYKTPLITNHPSHPNHDLFLLVIPSSPATKSTVDCMACKQHATGFCYHCAECNIFFHSICITLPLSLSIAQHPHKIKLEFSPPYDFFCDLCDKPSYKGWLYRCNMCEFDIHIACAVKNIGGGVRIHSAVSGWNKKLFSPLRKHSTGNGKKAMIVELGLQETEKITSTGSVSLEIFQGKTPLRDKMTPLSDDTSPPLSSNQFSDSYFSIDLNKSYSTNHDRRSQVRKEVNNDYISQSVVSSNSGRGEEETNGVVNYWLKNHSHKDKVNAAFEDSSQKVLVKNRKEQLAKWSVKDQTTSRDETEKKNHSGWRKFLTCCL from the exons ATGGAATCATCAACACAAAAAAACTCACTAGTTTCTCACTTTAGCCATCCACATCTTTTGCAACACACAACCACACCCTCTACAAAAAACATAACCTGTTCCGGTTGCAACCAAACAATCACACATGAACAACATTACTACATCTGCAAAACATGTCCATTCTATCTCCACAATCTCTGTTACAAAACACCCTTAATCACAAACCACCCTTCCCATCCAAATCACGATCTCTTCCTCCTCGTTATACCTTCATCGCCCGCTACAAAATCCACCGTCGACTGCATGGCGTGTAAACAACATGCCACTGGTTTCTGCTATCACTGCGCTGAATGCAACATCTTCTTTCATTCTATATGTATCACACTTCCTCTCTCACTTTCGATCGCGCAACATCCACACAAAATAAAGCTCGAGTTTTCTCCGCCTTATGATTTCTTCTGTGATCTATGCGATAAACCTAGTTACAAAGGGTGGCTCTATAGGTGCAACATGTGTGAATTTGATATACATATAGCTTGTGCAGTCAAGAATATTGGTGGTGGAGTTAGAATTCATAGTGCAGTTTCGGGATGGAATAAGAAATTGTTTAGTCCATTGAGAAAACATAGCACAGGCAATGGAAAAAAAGCTATGATTGTCGAACTTGGATTACAAGAAACAGAAAAAATAACAAGCACTGGTTCTGTTTCTTTAGAGATTTTCCAAGGAAAAACTCCGCTTCGCGATAAAATGACTCCTCTTTCTGATGATACAAGTCCACCATTATCAAGTAACCAATTTAGTGACTCCTATTTTTCAATAGATTTGAATAAGTCTTATTCGACAAATCACGATCGTAGAAGTCAGGTTCGAAAAGAAGTTAATAACGATTATATTAGCCAAAGTGTTGTATCTAGCAATTCAGGGCGAGGTGAAGAAGAAACAAACGGTGTAGTTAATTATTGGCTAAAAAATCATTCGCACAAAGATAAGGTGAATGCAGCATTTGAAGATTCAAGTCAAAAAGTGTTAGTGAAAAATCGTAAAGAACAATTGGCTAAATGGTCTGTTAAAGATCAAACAACTAGTAGAGATGAGACA GAAAAGAAGAACCATTCAGGTTGGAGGAAGTTTCTAACTTGTTGCCTTTAG
- the LOC127126223 gene encoding metal tolerance protein C2, with protein MSTEALETLGSFNGDFGFTGTNDRRFAFSRQASFQQPRTPISSDSTDSSFRKPFLSRTDSSIDIPSSGPHHHYWSGHDDTPSGSPRKQSFLSFVFSLFRNVRAGHRYMKRLFFMISLNVAYSTVELLIGLFTGRVGLVSDAVHLTFGCGLLTFSLFVMGASRKKPDGVYTYGYKRLEVLSAFTNALFLLFMSFSLAVEALHAFVQDESEHKHYLNVSAATNLFVNLIGVWFFRNYARINLAYRNAEDMNCHSVFLHVLTDSIRSAGLILASWLLSIGVENAEVLCLGLVSVAVFTLVLPLFRATGGILLQMAPPSIPTTAFSKCLRQISAREDVLEVSQARFWELVPGRVIGSLSMQVKKGVDDRPILEFVHRLYHDFGVQDLTVQIDYA; from the exons ATGTCGACGGAAGCGTTAGAAACTCTCGGTTCTTTCAACGGCGATTTCGGCTTCACCGGTACCAACGATCGTAGATTCGCCTTTTCACGCCAAGCTTCCTTTCAACAACCTCGCACTCCGATTTCCTCTGATTCAACCGATTCGAGTTTCAGAAAACCCTTTCTTTCACGAACTGATTCCAGCATTGACATCCCCTCTTCTGGACCGCACCACCACTACTGGTCCGGCCATGACGACACACCTTCCGGCTCACCGCGAAAACAGTCGTTTTTGTCATTTGTTTTCTCATTGTTTCGAAATGTTAGGGCTGGTCATAGGTATATGAAGAGATTGTTTTTTATGATCTCGCTTAATGTTGCTTACTCTACTGTTGAGTTGCTCATTGGCCTCTTCACTGGCCGTGTTG GTTTGGTGTCTGATGCAGTTCACTTGACATTTGGATGCGGTCTTCTCACGTTTTCATTGTTTGTTATGGGGGCGTCTAGAAAAAAACCTGATGGAGTTTATACTTATGG ATATAAAAGACTGGAAGTCTTGTCTGCATTTACAAATGCT CTGTTTCTTTTGTTTATGTCATTCTCCCTAGCAGTTGAAGCACTTCATGCATTTGTACAAGATGAATCAGAACACAA GCATTACTTGAATGTTTCTGCAGCGACCAATTTATTTGTGAATCTCATTGGCGTGTGGTTCTTTAGAAACTATGCTCGGATAAATCTTG CTTACAGAAATGCAGAAGATATGAATTGCCACTCTGTTTTTCTGCACGTTCTTACAGATTCCATTCGCAG TGCAGGTTTGATATTGGCATCCTGGTTATTGTCCATCGG GGTTGAGAATGCAGAAGTGTTGTGTTTGGGGCTCGTTTCTGTTGCAGTTTTTACTCTAGTTTTGCCTCTCTTTAGGGCCACTGGTGGTATCTTGCTCCAAATGGCACCTCCCAGCATCCCAACTACTGCTTTTAGCAAATGCTTGAGACAG ATTTCTGCTCGAGAAGATGTACTGGAAGTATCCCAGGCCCGTTTTTGGGAATTGGTGCCCGGTCGTGTGATTGGTTCACTGTCGATGCAG GTAAAGAAAGGAGTGGATGATCGACCAATTCTAGAATTTGTGCATCGTCTATACCATGATTTTGGTGTGCAAGACCTCACGGTGCAGATTGATTATGCTTGA